The genomic interval GGCGGAAACCGCCACGCCATGGAAATCGCGGCGCTTGACCTCCGTCGCCGCCAGCGGATGCTGGTGGTCTCGGCGAGCTGGTTCCGTTTCGGCCGGCCGCACGACGTCGATCTCCCGGAGTCCGAGTGGCGCCACGGGCTGCACGGAGGCGCCGTCGAGACCGCCATGATGCTGCATCTCCACCCCGACCGCGTCCGGACCCGGTGGATTCGGCGCTTCGCGTCTATCGGTGAGGAACTCGCGCAGGCGGGTTCGACGATCGGCCCCGAGGCGGCGGCGCCGTTCGCGTGGATGGCTTGGGACCTGAACCCGAACGGCGTCGTCGGCGACGCGACGCTCGCCACTCCCGTGCTGGGGCGGCGGCTCGTCGAGTACTACGGGGGCACGCTGGCCGCGGTCATTCGCGACGCCAGGGCGTTTCCGCTCGACCGTCTGGTGTAACCGGCGGCACCGATGCCCTGTGGGCCGGTGTTGACCGTTTCGGCGGAATGGCGGCGTCGGCGCCCGCCAGCATGTCGTGCAGCCAGTGGCCGGCCCGTTCCACCTTCGCCTTGACGTAGGGCTCGTTGTGAGGGTTGAGCGTGCCGTAGAGCGGCATCCGGCCCGCCACGTCGATGCCCGCCTCGCCCAGCGCAGTTACCTTGCCGGGGTTGTTTGTCAGCAGTTGAACCCGTTTCACACCCAGCACGCGAAGCATGTCGATTGCCGCGGAGTACTGCCGCTCGTCGGCGCCGAAGCCGAGCGTGCCGTCGGCGTCGATCGTATCGAGCCCTTCCTCCTGTAGCCGATACGCGCGCAGCTTGTTCGCCAGGCCGATGCCGCGCCCCTCCTGCGACATGTACAGAAGCACGCCGCCGCCCTGCTGGGCAAAGTAGCGGAGCGCTCCCCGCAGCTGCTCGCCGCAATCGCACCTGAGACTGCCGAACAAATCGCCCGTCAGGCAGGCGGAATGGATCCGCACCGGTGTTGGATCGGGCCACGACTCAGGTGCTCCGAAGAGAATCGCGACATGGTCGAGCAGGCCGTGCGACTCGCGGAAGATGACGAAGCGGGCATCCTCCGCCTCCGCGAGGGGGACCGGTCCGTCGCTGACACGCGTCACGTGGACGCTCCCGGCGGACGTGAGCACGTCGATCTGATCAGTCGTCACGGAGAGGGCCACGCCTCGATCAATCGCCTGCCGCAGCGGCTCCGAAGTGCCGGGGTCGGCCGTCACGCTCACCACGGCGGGCAGCAGGCGACCGACACGCACCAGGCGCAGGGCGCCCGTCTCGATGGACGATGCGGCACGACAGTCGAATTCGTCCTGACCGAACACGCCTCGCGAAGTCGCCAGGTGGACAATCTGATCCGCGTTCTCGCCGTTGAGGGCCAGACTGATCGGCGCCGCCCCCGTCGCCCTGACCTGCCGCTCCCCGTCCAGCGGGGCTGTCGACAGGCCCATCGAGGCCGCCCGCTCCCCGGTGACGGCGAGACGAACCGGTCCCTGGCGCCGCAGCGCTTTCAGCGCCGAGCCCGCCAGACCGTCGACGGCGGCGATCAGCGCGCCCGGTTCCGGCGCGGCCACACCGTTGGACGGGCCGACGTAGATCGGACGTCCCTGCCGGAGGTCGAACAGACCACGTTCAGCTTCGTACATGACGAACGTTCGCTACTGTACCCTCAGTCGGAGCCATCGTGCGTACCCCACAAGAGCCTACACCGCCTCTCGACCGCACGCTGGCCTGGCGCCTTGTTCGAACCGCCGGCCCGGGCGCAGGCGCCGCTAGACGTATCTATCATGATTCGGCGCCCTCGGTGTGGCTGCAAACCCTTCCCAGCGGCGGATGGAAAACGTCACATCCGCCAACCGACGAAGCGCGGCTGATACTGGACCTGTTCCTGCCGCTGCAACTCCGGCCGGATCTGATCGTGGTCCAGGCCGGCCAAAGTCTGGACGGTCGGATCGCCACCGAAGCGGGGCACTCTCACTACATCACCGGGCCGGAGGACATCCGACGGCTCCACCGGCTTCGGTCGCTGGTCGACGCGGTCGTCGTGGGCGCCGGTACGGTCGCCAGCGACAACCCTCGCCTGACGGTCCGGGAAGTGGATGGAGACAATCCCGCGCGGGTCGCCATCGACCCGGACGGGCGACTCGATCCGGCCTGTCATCTCTTGGCCGACGGCGCCGCGCCCACTCTGGTCGTCCGCCGTGACGGCGCCGCCGGGAGCGCCCTCCCCGGCGTCGAGACCATCACCCTGCCCGCCGATGCCAACAACCGCATCGATCCCCGGGCAATAGCGCAGGCGCTTCGCGCACGGGGCTTCCGGCGGCTGTTGATCGAAGGAGGCGGACTGACCGTGTCCCGTTTTCTGGACGCCGGCATCGTCGACCGGCTCCATGTCACCGTCGCCCCGCTGCTGATCGGCTCCGGACGTCCGGCCTTCACCCTTGCGCCGATTGCGACGCTGGATGAGGCTCTGCGGCCCCCATCCCGTACCTTCCGGCTCGGAAACGACGTTCTGTTCGATCTGGATCTGGGCTCCGGCGGCACGCCCTGACCGGCGCGGCTCACCGCTCTCGACGCTACGCGAGGTTTCACCACGGCTCCTCAATCCGGGGGAAGAGCGAGAAAGTCCGTGTGACCGACAATCAGCCGGAACTGGCCGCGGGCGATTGTGCGCGAACGGCGCGCGGCCCAGGCTCGAACCCGCTCCTCCTCGCCCGTCTGTTCGATAGCCGCCTCGACCCAGCCATCGAACAGCAGGCGGACGACCGCCATGTCGTCGGGGCCAAGCTGCCACGGACTCCGGAACAGCCAGGCGCGGTAGCCGGATCCCCGGAAGAGCATCTCGGCGTGCAATCCCGCCATGGGACCGAGCGCGCGGCCGAACCCCTTGTCACGCCGCTGGTGTTCGTTCACCGCGCGCCGGATCCAGCCATCGTCGACGTCGTCCGATTCGTCGTGGACCACCCACTCCAGGATGCCGTCGTAGTTGAGCGCAAACAGCACCGCGGCGCTTGTCGCGCGGCACGTGTCGACAACCGCGGCAAGCCAGTCCTTCGACACGAGATCGAGCAGCGCCGACGCCGTCACCAGGTGGGCGCCCGTCGCACGGGCCACCTCCAGTCCTGCGCTCGCCAGGTTCCCGGTCAACGTGGCCAGGCGCAGGTCGGGCACCCCCTCGGGCGGCCTCGCGCGCGCCAGCAACTCATGATCGTGATCGAACAGTGTCCATTGCTGCGGCCCGGGCAATCGGGGCGCGAGGTATCGCAGATTCGATCCGGTGCCGCTGCCGAGATCGATGATGTTCGACCAGCCATGCTTCGCCCAGGCCGGCGCCAGCAGTTGCATGACCGCCTTCGCCCTCGACTGGTGATCGAGCGGCTCTCGCATGGCCAGCCAGTCGGCCTCGAACCGTTCCTTCGTCAATCCTCTCCTCCGTGCTAGCGCGCCTTTGCGGGCGCGCGGGCGCCAAGCTCCTGGACCGCCGTTTGCGGCGCCAGCTCCAGCAGACATCGTTCGAAAACGGCGACCGCCGCGTCCCAGTCCGGCAGCGCGGCGGCATGACGTCGCGCCGCCGCCGCGAGCGTGGCACGCCGTCCGTCGTCACTCAGCAACGTCTCCAGCGCAACCGCCAGGGCCTGTTCGTCCCCCGGCGTGACCAGCAGTGCTGCATCGGCCGGCGCTGTGTGGGGAATCGCGCCGCCCGTCGTGCTGACGATCGGCAATCCGCGCGCCAGCGCTTCCGCCAGCACCATGCCGTACCCTTCGTAGTGCGATGGCAGGACGAAGATCGAACTGCGGCCGTACAAAGCGTCGAGTGCCGCGTCGTCGCACTCCCCCACGAATCGGATCCTCTCGTCCAGACCCGTCTGGACAACCGCCGCCATCACTTTCCGGACGAACGCCGTCTTCCGGTCGAGTGCCCCGGCGCAGATGCAGGTCCACGGGCGATGCCGCAGGCGTGCGAGGGACTGCACGAGGATGTCATGCCCTTTTCGCGGAGTCACCGAGGCGACTACCAGCAACATGGGCGGATAGCCGGCAACCGGTCCCCTGGCTGGCGCCGACGGATCCGTTCCCGGACGGACAACCCGCAGATGGGCCGGATCGACGCGATACCTCTCTGTCAGCGTCCGTGCAGTAAACGCGCTGGTCACGATCACGCCCCGCACGGCGGCCAGCCCACGCATTTCCAGCGTCGCCAGCCGCGCGCTGACCGCGGGGTCGAGTCCCGTCTCCTCGGCGACCGGATGGTGCACGAGCGCGACGATGCGCAACCGTTCCCCATGCTCGGCGACCGGCTCCGGCAGTCCCGCCATCGCGAGTCCGTCGATGACGACAAGCGCCTCGTCAGGCTGCGCGCAGAGCGCCGCGGCCAGGCTGTCTCGGGCGCTATCGTCCGGATCCGGAAACCTCCCCCGCAGACCCACGCGATCGATCCGCCAGCCGCGCAGCTCGAGGCCATCCAGCATGCGGTTGTCGTAGCGGTAGCCACCCGTCCGTTGTCGAAGCGGGGACGGCGCCAGCAGGCACAATCGCCGGCCGGTCGGTCTGGCGCGACCGGCCTCGCCTCCGACGCATGCCGCAGCACGCGGTCCGCTCACACAGTCCCCTCGTAACTGCCCCAGGCGACGTGCGACTCGTGCAGCGTCACCTTGATCCTGGTGGCTCCCTCGCCGGCCTCCCCCAGATCGCCCGCCCGGGCGGCCTTCGCCAGCCGGTCGAAGATCGTCTTTGCCAGCACCTCCGTCGATGTGTTGCCGCCCGAGAACGCGACCTCCTCGTC from Acidobacteriota bacterium carries:
- a CDS encoding GTP cyclohydrolase II, translating into MYEAERGLFDLRQGRPIYVGPSNGVAAPEPGALIAAVDGLAGSALKALRRQGPVRLAVTGERAASMGLSTAPLDGERQVRATGAAPISLALNGENADQIVHLATSRGVFGQDEFDCRAASSIETGALRLVRVGRLLPAVVSVTADPGTSEPLRQAIDRGVALSVTTDQIDVLTSAGSVHVTRVSDGPVPLAEAEDARFVIFRESHGLLDHVAILFGAPESWPDPTPVRIHSACLTGDLFGSLRCDCGEQLRGALRYFAQQGGGVLLYMSQEGRGIGLANKLRAYRLQEEGLDTIDADGTLGFGADERQYSAAIDMLRVLGVKRVQLLTNNPGKVTALGEAGIDVAGRMPLYGTLNPHNEPYVKAKVERAGHWLHDMLAGADAAIPPKRSTPAHRASVPPVTPDGRAETPWRRE
- a CDS encoding creatininase family protein, giving the protein MTDSPSRSWARMPPRDRRALARRDPVAILPLGATEQHGPHLPLTTDNDINRGLLERALARIPPDLPITVCEPVDIGASDEHLDDPNAGSSGQGTVSIGADGMKSRILREGRKLARAGVRRLVLHNSHGGNRHAMEIAALDLRRRQRMLVVSASWFRFGRPHDVDLPESEWRHGLHGGAVETAMMLHLHPDRVRTRWIRRFASIGEELAQAGSTIGPEAAAPFAWMAWDLNPNGVVGDATLATPVLGRRLVEYYGGTLAAVIRDARAFPLDRLV
- a CDS encoding glycosyltransferase family 4 protein produces the protein MLDGLELRGWRIDRVGLRGRFPDPDDSARDSLAAALCAQPDEALVVIDGLAMAGLPEPVAEHGERLRIVALVHHPVAEETGLDPAVSARLATLEMRGLAAVRGVIVTSAFTARTLTERYRVDPAHLRVVRPGTDPSAPARGPVAGYPPMLLVVASVTPRKGHDILVQSLARLRHRPWTCICAGALDRKTAFVRKVMAAVVQTGLDERIRFVGECDDAALDALYGRSSIFVLPSHYEGYGMVLAEALARGLPIVSTTGGAIPHTAPADAALLVTPGDEQALAVALETLLSDDGRRATLAAAARRHAAALPDWDAAVAVFERCLLELAPQTAVQELGARAPAKAR
- a CDS encoding RibD family protein, with amino-acid sequence MVRTPQEPTPPLDRTLAWRLVRTAGPGAGAARRIYHDSAPSVWLQTLPSGGWKTSHPPTDEARLILDLFLPLQLRPDLIVVQAGQSLDGRIATEAGHSHYITGPEDIRRLHRLRSLVDAVVVGAGTVASDNPRLTVREVDGDNPARVAIDPDGRLDPACHLLADGAAPTLVVRRDGAAGSALPGVETITLPADANNRIDPRAIAQALRARGFRRLLIEGGGLTVSRFLDAGIVDRLHVTVAPLLIGSGRPAFTLAPIATLDEALRPPSRTFRLGNDVLFDLDLGSGGTP
- a CDS encoding class I SAM-dependent methyltransferase, producing MTKERFEADWLAMREPLDHQSRAKAVMQLLAPAWAKHGWSNIIDLGSGTGSNLRYLAPRLPGPQQWTLFDHDHELLARARPPEGVPDLRLATLTGNLASAGLEVARATGAHLVTASALLDLVSKDWLAAVVDTCRATSAAVLFALNYDGILEWVVHDESDDVDDGWIRRAVNEHQRRDKGFGRALGPMAGLHAEMLFRGSGYRAWLFRSPWQLGPDDMAVVRLLFDGWVEAAIEQTGEEERVRAWAARRSRTIARGQFRLIVGHTDFLALPPD